The Anabrus simplex isolate iqAnaSimp1 chromosome 1, ASM4041472v1, whole genome shotgun sequence genome window below encodes:
- the LOC136858160 gene encoding U11/U12 small nuclear ribonucleoprotein 25 kDa protein — MANEVQVRENTMLTSHSDDGETDSEHEVLSHEELLEITTSTLNDILSRDPVLSDLPKGVTVEEVNSQIALEHGQSITVFIERLDGERIPVVIPQKEATVLDLKRAFRRHMTLKLARERCSAKISWRYVWRSNYFLFEGQKLKNNKDLLTGYGIRNKSKVTFIKRLREKGAE, encoded by the exons ATGGCTAATGAAGTGCAAGTTCGTGAAAACACGATGTTAACTAGTCATTCAGATGATGGAGAGACTGACAGTGAACACGAAGTGTTGTCTCATGAAGAACTTTTAGAAATTACGACATCTACTTTGAATGATATACTTAGTCGTGATCCAGTACTTAGTGATCTACCGAAAGGTGTCACAGTAGAGGAAGTGAATTCTCAAATTGCTCTAGAGCACGGACAGTCAATAACAGTGTTCATTGAAAGATTAGATGGAGAAAGGATACCAGTTGTG ATTCCTCAGAAAGAAGCAACAGTTCTTGATCTCAAACGTGCTTTCCGTCGACACATGACTTTGAAATTAGCTCGTGAACGTTGTTCAGCAAAGATCAGCTGGCGTTATGTATGGAGatccaattattttttgtttgaaggCCAAAAGCTGAAGAACAATAAAGACTTACTGACTGGCTATGGCATTCGCAACAAGTCTAAGGTTACCTTCATAAAACGTCTTAGAGAGAAGGGGGCTGAATGA